TCATAATCTTTCACCGAGAGATCTTCCGGGCCTTGTTGAAGGACTAAGCTGATTAAATGAAACCACGTCTTTTTTTCTTCCTCTCCATTTAAAAACACGTGGTGACTTAAAGTTTTGAAATAATAATGCCATTTATGGAAAAGCTCTCTAGGACCGTTTTGAAAAACAATAAAAGATCGAAAAATAAGGGCGAGAATCTTGATTCCTATCGCAGGCTGCGGCCCAGACCTTCCATAGAGGGCAAAAAGAAATTCAATAAAGGAGAAGACTTCATCCAATCCAGCAATTTGCTTAAAATGGTGTTCGATAACCTCACACACTTTTGTGGCAATGGCCTCAGGTGAGAATGAAGTTAAAGTAAAAGTGGCTTTTTTTAACTCCTGCCATAACGCGGGGAAATAGTGGGGATTGAGATACTTATCAAAAATTTGCTGAGGGGCAAAAAAGTTTAGGGTCGGTTCCCTACTCATGCATACTGGAAGTGCCTGCATTTCTCGATACTCCTTGGGCGGTCAATTAGTTTTCAGTTGTGATAGGTGCTATGCAGCAAAGGAAATAGAATTTTGATGCGCAATTTATGAACATTCAAATGCTAGAAAAGGGAAGTAGATGTCAACAAGTTTGTTTATAACAAGAAAGTCTTGCCAGATAGCCTTTGATTAAGCCAAGTAGTGCCTTGCTTGAATCACATCTCGGGATATTTGAGCTTTTAAATGCTCGATAGAAGGAAATTTTTGTTCAGGTCGAATAAAGGAGTGAAACACAACTTCACAGAAAGTGTTGGGAAGATTATCTAAGGTTGCATCTAAAAGGTGCACCTCGAGAATAGGAACGCTCCCTTCCCGCATCGTTGGAGCAACTCCCAAATTTGCAATAGCAGGAAAATAAATTCCTTGGCGCCAAAGCTTTACTGCATACACACCATAGGGGGGAAGACACATTCCTGTTACATCAAAATTAGCGGTTGGAAATCCCAAGCGCCGTCCTTTACCCTGCCCAGACTTCACCCTCCCATAAAAAGAATAAGGCCTACCGAGTAATTGGCTGGCTTCTGGTAGTTTACCTTTTACAATCAGTTGGCGTATAGTGCTACTCGATATCTTAGTCGCTTCTATACGATATTCAGGAAGGTAGAGGAGAGAAAATTCAAGCTGATTTGCAATTGCCTTTAAGGTAGTCTGATCACCTTTTCTGTCTTTTCCTAAAAAAGCATCATGTCCCAGAATTAAATGGATAAAAGGAATATGTGCATGTAATTTTCTTAAAAAAATTTCTGCGGTTTGGTTAGCAAATTCTAAAGTAAAAGGAAGTAAAACTACCCAATCAATTTTTGCTTGCTCCAGCAGGCAAAGTTTGTGATCTAAAGTACATAACTGAGAAACCACATTTTGAGGATTAAGCACTGTGGAAGGATGGTTTTCAAAAGTTAAAACCGCTGTTTGGGCATGTTGAAGTTTTGCCACTTCCTTAAG
This window of the Parachlamydia sp. AcF125 genome carries:
- a CDS encoding bifunctional riboflavin kinase/FAD synthetase, encoding MKVIHRLQEFLRTPQPVILTIGNFDGMHLGHQKVIQALKEVAKLQHAQTAVLTFENHPSTVLNPQNVVSQLCTLDHKLCLLEQAKIDWVVLLPFTLEFANQTAEIFLRKLHAHIPFIHLILGHDAFLGKDRKGDQTTLKAIANQLEFSLLYLPEYRIEATKISSSTIRQLIVKGKLPEASQLLGRPYSFYGRVKSGQGKGRRLGFPTANFDVTGMCLPPYGVYAVKLWRQGIYFPAIANLGVAPTMREGSVPILEVHLLDATLDNLPNTFCEVVFHSFIRPEQKFPSIEHLKAQISRDVIQARHYLA